A genomic stretch from Zeimonas sediminis includes:
- a CDS encoding complex I NDUFA9 subunit family protein — MRHSQVLVIGGSGFIGGHLVAELAARGKRVVVPTRNRMAARRLLSLPTVDVVEANVNRDDELASLVARADAVVNLVGLLHDRRGKPWGPGFEAAHVRLPARIAAACVAAGVHRLLHMSALGVVEGGEASAPSMYLRSKAAGERAVRESGVRDWTIFRPSVVFGPDDRFLNLFARLQKWLPFMALGRADAKFQPVYVGDVARAFANALDEPATFRHCYELAGPDVYTLRELVRFAGELAGARRPVIGLNEELGRTQALLLELAPGPTLMSRDNYDSMSIDNVASGPIAPELGVQPASLAALAPRWTAERNRRIGAVRTRAHR, encoded by the coding sequence ATGCGTCATTCGCAGGTACTGGTGATCGGCGGATCCGGTTTCATCGGCGGCCACCTGGTCGCCGAGCTCGCCGCGCGAGGCAAGCGGGTCGTGGTCCCGACCCGCAACCGGATGGCGGCGCGCCGCCTGCTGTCGCTGCCCACGGTCGACGTGGTCGAGGCGAACGTGAACCGCGACGACGAGCTCGCCTCGCTGGTCGCCCGGGCCGACGCCGTGGTCAACCTGGTGGGCCTGCTGCACGACCGGCGCGGCAAGCCCTGGGGGCCGGGCTTCGAGGCCGCCCACGTGCGGCTGCCTGCCCGCATCGCGGCGGCCTGCGTGGCCGCCGGCGTGCACCGGCTGTTGCACATGTCGGCGCTCGGCGTGGTCGAGGGCGGCGAGGCGTCGGCGCCGTCGATGTACCTGCGCTCGAAGGCCGCCGGCGAGCGGGCGGTCCGCGAGAGCGGCGTGCGCGACTGGACGATCTTCCGGCCGTCGGTGGTGTTCGGCCCGGACGATCGCTTCCTGAACCTGTTCGCCCGGCTCCAGAAGTGGCTGCCGTTCATGGCGCTAGGCAGGGCCGATGCGAAGTTCCAGCCGGTCTACGTCGGCGACGTCGCCCGCGCCTTCGCCAACGCGCTCGACGAACCCGCGACCTTCCGGCACTGCTACGAGCTGGCCGGGCCCGACGTCTACACGCTGCGCGAGCTGGTGCGCTTCGCGGGCGAGCTGGCCGGCGCGCGCCGGCCGGTGATCGGCCTGAACGAGGAGCTCGGCCGCACCCAGGCGCTGCTTCTCGAACTCGCGCCGGGCCCCACGCTGATGTCGCGCGACAACTACGACTCGATGAGCATCGACAACGTTGCCAGCGGCCCGATCGCGCCCGAGCTCGGCGTGCAGCCTGCCTCGCTCGCGGCGCTGGCGCCGCGCTGGACCGCCGAGCGCAACCGGCGGATCGGGGCGGTGCGCACGCGCGCCCATCGCTGA
- the ttcA gene encoding tRNA 2-thiocytidine(32) synthetase TtcA, whose product MSTILEPSARKLEKLAYERNKLLKRLLRLTGQAIGDFGMIEDGDRVMVCLSGGKDSYGLLDLLLTLRSRAPISFDVVAVNLDQKQPGFPEHVLPDYLGKLGVPFHIENQDTYSIVTRVIPEGRTMCSLCSRLRRGILYRVADELGATKIALGHHRDDILETFFLNMFFGGKLKGMPPKLVSDDGRHIVIRPLAYVEERDLEAYAEWREFPIIPCNLCGSQENLKRREIKQLMREWEKRFPGRVDNIFAALSRVTPSHLMDRSLFDFTGLAATGAPVEDGDIAFDVSPEFEAAPAAGADAALPVVELVRRKPA is encoded by the coding sequence GTGAGCACGATCCTGGAACCGTCCGCGCGCAAGCTCGAGAAGCTCGCCTACGAGCGCAACAAGCTGCTCAAGCGGCTGCTGCGGCTCACCGGCCAGGCGATCGGCGACTTCGGCATGATCGAGGACGGCGACCGCGTCATGGTCTGCCTGTCCGGCGGCAAGGACAGCTACGGCCTGCTCGACCTGCTGCTCACGCTGCGCAGCCGCGCGCCGATCTCGTTCGACGTCGTCGCGGTCAACCTCGACCAGAAGCAGCCGGGCTTTCCGGAGCACGTGCTCCCCGACTACCTGGGCAAGCTCGGCGTGCCATTCCACATCGAGAACCAGGACACCTACTCGATCGTCACCCGGGTGATTCCCGAGGGACGCACGATGTGCTCGCTGTGCTCGCGGCTGCGCCGCGGCATCCTGTACCGGGTGGCCGACGAACTCGGCGCCACGAAGATCGCGCTGGGCCACCACCGCGACGACATCCTCGAGACCTTCTTCCTGAACATGTTCTTCGGCGGCAAGCTCAAGGGCATGCCGCCCAAGCTGGTGTCCGACGACGGCCGCCACATCGTGATCCGGCCGCTCGCCTACGTCGAGGAGAGAGACCTCGAGGCCTACGCCGAGTGGCGCGAGTTCCCGATCATCCCCTGCAACCTGTGCGGCTCGCAGGAGAACCTGAAGCGGCGCGAGATCAAGCAACTGATGCGCGAGTGGGAGAAGCGCTTCCCCGGCCGGGTCGACAACATCTTCGCCGCGCTGTCGCGGGTCACGCCCTCGCACCTGATGGACCGCTCGCTGTTCGACTTCACCGGGCTGGCCGCCACCGGCGCGCCGGTCGAGGACGGCGACATCGCCTTCGACGTGAGCCCGGAATTCGAGGCCGCGCCGGCGGCAGGCGCCGACGCCGCGCTGCCGGTCGTAGAACTGGTCCGCCGCAAGCCGGCCTGA
- a CDS encoding PP2C family protein-serine/threonine phosphatase — protein MNGFAPDAPARLLVVDDVPANCELLARRLKRLGHEVAIAEDGIRALESLRGGEFDLVLLDITMPGMDGYQVLETMKTDEALRHVPVVMVSAIDESESVVRCLELGADDYLPKPFDPAVLRARVESSLARKRLRDAERRQLQAIARELEIGRRIQSGFLPESLPRLDGWDIGARFLPARQVAGDFYDVFPVGDGIALVVADVCDKGVGAALYMALFRSLIRAIATQQPDADAHATLARTARATSDYIATVHGSSNMFATAFVAVLDPRSGELAYVNAGHDAPLHARAGGAVERLGTTGPALGILPGQRFGIGATRIEPGDLLLAFTDGVTDAGTPAAPFGEAGILARIAQRQGAVDGLLDQVVAGIEAFGDELPDDVTMLAIGRAVAA, from the coding sequence ATGAACGGATTCGCGCCCGACGCGCCGGCCCGCCTGCTCGTCGTCGACGACGTTCCGGCGAACTGCGAGCTGCTCGCGCGCCGCCTGAAGCGGCTCGGCCACGAGGTGGCGATCGCCGAGGACGGCATCCGGGCCCTGGAGTCGCTGCGCGGAGGCGAGTTCGACCTCGTGCTGCTCGACATCACGATGCCGGGCATGGACGGCTACCAGGTGCTCGAGACGATGAAGACCGACGAGGCGCTTCGCCACGTGCCGGTCGTGATGGTCTCGGCGATCGACGAGAGCGAGAGCGTCGTGCGCTGCCTGGAACTCGGCGCCGACGACTACCTGCCCAAGCCCTTCGACCCGGCGGTGCTGCGCGCGCGGGTCGAGTCCTCGCTGGCCCGCAAGCGACTGCGCGACGCCGAGCGCAGGCAACTGCAGGCGATCGCGCGCGAGCTGGAGATCGGCAGGCGGATACAGTCGGGATTCCTGCCCGAGTCGCTGCCCCGGCTCGACGGCTGGGACATCGGCGCGCGCTTCCTGCCGGCCCGGCAGGTGGCCGGCGACTTCTACGACGTCTTCCCGGTCGGCGACGGCATCGCACTGGTGGTGGCCGACGTCTGCGACAAGGGGGTCGGCGCCGCGCTGTACATGGCGCTGTTCCGCAGCCTGATCCGCGCGATCGCGACCCAGCAGCCCGATGCCGACGCGCACGCCACGCTGGCGCGTACGGCGCGCGCGACCAGCGACTACATCGCGACGGTTCACGGCAGCTCGAACATGTTCGCCACCGCCTTCGTGGCGGTGCTCGACCCCCGCAGCGGCGAGCTCGCCTACGTGAACGCCGGGCACGACGCGCCGCTGCACGCGCGCGCAGGCGGCGCGGTCGAGAGGCTGGGCACGACCGGCCCGGCGCTGGGAATCCTGCCGGGCCAGCGCTTCGGAATCGGCGCCACCCGCATCGAGCCCGGCGACCTGCTGCTGGCCTTCACCGACGGCGTGACCGACGCCGGCACGCCCGCCGCGCCGTTCGGCGAGGCCGGGATCCTCGCCCGGATCGCGCAGCGGCAGGGCGCGGTGGACGGGCTGCTCGACCAGGTCGTGGCGGGCATCGAGGCGTTCGGCGACGAGCTGCCGGACGACGTGACGATGCTGGCGATCGGGCGCGCGGTGGCCGCCTGA
- a CDS encoding lytic transglycosylase domain-containing protein, protein MKNRIAKLAIVGTIALSFALSSVLAQAQGRTNSPAKQAAGGPPAAASQTPDEAIVEARQAFVRNDPARFEAAARRVDRDHPLAKYLEFWRLRMSLREQQSAEVPGTASADRLIRRFLNEHQDTVVADLMRRDWLLDLGKRRNWELFDAQYAAWVLRDDDQVHCYHWLGRVERGLPADGAHAAVDAPRHLGDGCGDLLAAMSKARLADRERLHRRLLAGLEADSRDSVERAAELLGLDQSAVARAWTRPLAALAKDGGRDITMIALSRYARSNPQEAARWLEEMRHGLRGADLDFAWSQVAAAGMRRLAPQAYAWTLNALDARVGDDTLAWMARAALREQQWPTLRRIVERMSDEGRSDPAWAYWHGRALLAGGEPAAGRERLRGVAGGFHFYGQLAAEELGDLVRTPPRAERPGEAEIAAAAANPGFSRALRFYEIGLRLEGNREWNFQLRGMDDRQLLAAAEFACRRQVLDRCVNTADRTRDQHDFALRFVAPFVDDLKPVAAARELDPAWIYGLIRQESRFIMDARSSAGAKGLMQIMPATGRWIARKLGVEGFRVSQLDDLQTNLQFGTFYLRTVLDKLDGSPVLASAAYNAGPGRPLNWRSTLPGPVEGAIFAEIIPFSETRDYVKKVLSNAVIYAELFSGQPQSLKTRLGTVWPQAAGGADDVP, encoded by the coding sequence ATGAAAAACCGGATCGCGAAGCTTGCGATTGTAGGCACGATCGCCCTCTCCTTCGCCCTCTCCTCCGTCCTCGCCCAGGCCCAGGGGCGCACGAATTCGCCCGCCAAGCAGGCGGCCGGCGGGCCTCCCGCGGCTGCGTCGCAGACGCCCGACGAGGCGATCGTCGAGGCGCGCCAGGCCTTCGTTCGCAACGACCCGGCACGATTCGAGGCCGCCGCCCGCCGCGTCGATCGCGATCACCCGCTCGCCAAGTACCTCGAGTTCTGGCGCCTGCGGATGAGCCTGCGCGAGCAGCAGTCCGCCGAGGTGCCCGGGACCGCCTCCGCCGACCGCCTGATCCGCCGCTTCCTGAACGAGCACCAGGACACCGTCGTGGCCGACCTGATGCGGCGCGACTGGCTCCTCGATCTCGGCAAGCGGCGCAACTGGGAGCTCTTCGACGCGCAGTACGCCGCCTGGGTGCTGCGCGACGACGACCAGGTCCACTGCTATCACTGGCTGGGCCGCGTCGAGCGCGGCCTGCCTGCCGACGGCGCGCACGCCGCGGTCGATGCGCCGCGCCACCTCGGCGACGGCTGCGGCGACCTGCTGGCGGCGATGAGCAAGGCCCGACTGGCCGACCGCGAGCGCCTGCACCGGCGCCTGCTCGCCGGGCTCGAGGCGGATTCCCGCGACAGCGTCGAGCGCGCCGCGGAGCTCCTCGGCCTGGACCAGTCGGCCGTGGCGCGAGCCTGGACCCGGCCGCTGGCGGCGCTGGCCAAGGACGGCGGCCGCGACATCACGATGATCGCGCTGAGCCGCTACGCCCGCAGCAATCCGCAGGAGGCCGCCCGCTGGCTCGAGGAGATGCGGCACGGGCTGCGGGGTGCCGACCTGGACTTCGCCTGGTCGCAGGTCGCGGCGGCCGGCATGCGGCGGCTGGCGCCGCAGGCCTATGCGTGGACGCTGAACGCGCTCGATGCGCGGGTCGGCGACGACACGCTGGCCTGGATGGCCCGCGCGGCGCTGCGCGAGCAGCAGTGGCCGACGCTGCGCCGGATCGTCGAGCGAATGAGCGACGAAGGTCGCAGCGACCCCGCCTGGGCCTACTGGCACGGCCGCGCGCTGCTCGCGGGCGGCGAGCCGGCAGCCGGCCGCGAGCGCCTGCGCGGGGTCGCCGGAGGCTTCCACTTCTATGGCCAGCTCGCGGCCGAGGAGCTCGGCGACCTCGTCCGCACGCCGCCGCGCGCCGAACGCCCGGGCGAAGCCGAGATCGCGGCGGCGGCGGCCAACCCCGGCTTCTCCCGTGCGCTGCGCTTCTACGAGATCGGCCTGCGGCTGGAGGGCAACCGGGAGTGGAACTTCCAGCTGCGCGGCATGGACGACCGGCAGCTGCTGGCCGCGGCCGAGTTCGCCTGCCGCCGGCAGGTGCTCGACCGCTGCGTCAACACCGCCGACCGCACCCGGGACCAGCACGATTTCGCGCTGCGATTCGTGGCTCCGTTCGTCGACGACCTCAAGCCTGTGGCCGCGGCGCGCGAACTCGACCCGGCATGGATCTACGGCCTGATCCGCCAGGAATCGCGCTTCATCATGGACGCCCGCTCGTCGGCCGGCGCCAAGGGGCTGATGCAGATCATGCCGGCGACCGGCCGCTGGATCGCCCGCAAGCTGGGGGTCGAGGGCTTCCGCGTTTCGCAGCTCGACGACCTGCAGACCAACCTGCAGTTCGGCACCTTCTACCTGCGCACCGTGCTCGACAAGCTCGACGGCTCGCCGGTGCTCGCGTCGGCCGCCTACAATGCCGGCCCCGGCAGGCCGCTGAACTGGCGCTCGACGCTGCCGGGACCGGTCGAGGGGGCGATCTTCGCCGAGATCATCCCGTTCTCCGAGACGCGGGACTACGTCAAGAAGGTGCTGTCCAACGCGGTCATCTACGCCGAGCTGTTCAGCGGGCAGCCGCAGTCGCTGAAGACCCGGCTCGGCACGGTCTGGCCGCAGGCCGCAGGCGGCGCCGACGACGTGCCGTGA
- a CDS encoding class I SAM-dependent methyltransferase produces the protein MPSPANLPAPDDDQLEASRRLSASIADAIRAAGGWIGFDDWMARALYTPGLGYYAGGSRKFGAAGDFVTAPEISPLFGRCVAAQLGQWFEQGAPETIWEFGAGTGALAATLLEALAEAGRDRVAYRIVELSGELRERQRETLARQVPEALDRVEWLSGLPDRIEGVVLGNELLDAMPVRLFRLSGDEVLERGVALEHAAAPERRAASGRGEQAEAGAAPAGEPARFAFSDRPADAAFARAVRAALDESGWAGQGGWPDGYASELGEQAAAWVASVAVRLERGALLLIDYGFPRPEFYHPQRARGTLICHYRHRAHDDPLWLPGLQDITAHVDFSAAHAAALAAGLQPLGYASQASFLIGCGLPELAMRIRPEAAGDWARQAAALQKLVSEAEMGELFKAIAWARGLPDEAIGFARGDRRAALLAPGGSDLGGQGLD, from the coding sequence ATGCCCTCGCCCGCGAACCTGCCTGCTCCCGACGACGACCAGCTCGAGGCCTCGCGCCGGCTGTCGGCGTCGATCGCCGACGCGATCCGCGCGGCCGGCGGCTGGATCGGCTTCGACGACTGGATGGCCCGCGCGCTGTACACGCCGGGCCTCGGCTACTACGCCGGCGGCAGCCGAAAGTTCGGCGCGGCCGGCGATTTCGTGACCGCCCCGGAGATCTCGCCGCTGTTCGGCCGCTGCGTGGCGGCCCAGCTCGGGCAGTGGTTCGAGCAGGGCGCGCCCGAAACGATCTGGGAGTTCGGCGCCGGCACCGGCGCGCTGGCCGCGACGCTGCTCGAGGCGCTGGCCGAGGCGGGCCGGGACCGGGTCGCCTACCGGATCGTCGAGCTGTCGGGCGAGCTGCGCGAGCGCCAGCGCGAGACGCTGGCGCGGCAGGTGCCCGAGGCGCTCGACCGCGTCGAATGGCTGTCCGGGCTGCCCGACCGGATCGAGGGCGTGGTGCTGGGCAACGAGCTGCTCGACGCGATGCCGGTGCGGCTGTTCCGCCTGTCCGGCGACGAGGTGCTGGAGCGCGGCGTGGCGCTGGAACACGCAGCGGCGCCCGAGCGCCGAGCGGCCTCTGGCCGCGGCGAGCAAGCGGAGGCCGGCGCCGCGCCCGCCGGCGAGCCGGCCCGCTTCGCCTTTTCCGACCGGCCCGCGGACGCCGCGTTCGCGCGGGCGGTGCGCGCGGCGCTCGACGAGTCCGGTTGGGCGGGCCAGGGGGGCTGGCCCGACGGCTATGCGTCGGAACTGGGAGAGCAGGCCGCCGCGTGGGTCGCGTCGGTGGCGGTGCGGCTCGAGCGCGGCGCCTTGCTGCTGATCGACTACGGCTTTCCGCGGCCGGAGTTCTACCACCCGCAGCGCGCGCGGGGGACGCTGATCTGTCACTACCGGCACCGCGCGCACGATGACCCGCTGTGGCTGCCCGGCCTGCAGGACATCACCGCGCACGTCGACTTTTCCGCCGCGCACGCCGCCGCCCTGGCGGCGGGACTGCAGCCGCTCGGCTACGCCTCGCAGGCCAGCTTCCTGATCGGCTGCGGCCTGCCCGAGCTGGCGATGCGGATCCGGCCCGAGGCGGCGGGCGACTGGGCACGCCAGGCGGCCGCGCTGCAGAAGCTGGTGTCCGAGGCGGAGATGGGCGAGCTGTTCAAGGCGATCGCCTGGGCGCGCGGCCTGCCCGACGAGGCGATCGGCTTCGCGCGCGGCGACCGGCGCGCGGCGCTGCTCGCGCCCGGTGGAAGCGATCTCGGCGGGCAGGGTCTCGATTGA
- a CDS encoding 5-formyltetrahydrofolate cyclo-ligase, protein MRSSITRRVGGQQAPDGERRELRGALLAARRAIPEAERRRLDAAIARRLVDWLSEREPGVVGLWWPLAGEPDARPVFGELIDAGWTIALPRVSAPGQPLAFGLWRPGIGMAEEAHRVMVPAPFELVAPSLIVAPCVGFDPRGWRLGYGGGYYDRTLAALDVPAAGAAYDRCEVVLEPEAHDRRLQAIFTESRLLRCG, encoded by the coding sequence GTGCGATCGAGCATAACACGCAGGGTCGGGGGGCAGCAGGCGCCCGACGGCGAGCGGCGCGAATTGCGCGGTGCGCTGCTCGCGGCGCGCCGCGCAATTCCCGAAGCCGAGCGTCGGCGGCTCGATGCCGCGATCGCCCGGCGGTTGGTCGACTGGCTGTCCGAACGCGAGCCGGGCGTCGTGGGCCTGTGGTGGCCGCTTGCCGGCGAGCCCGATGCGCGCCCGGTCTTCGGCGAGCTGATCGACGCCGGCTGGACGATCGCGCTGCCGCGGGTCTCTGCCCCCGGCCAGCCGCTCGCGTTCGGCCTCTGGCGGCCCGGCATCGGGATGGCCGAGGAGGCCCACCGGGTGATGGTGCCCGCGCCCTTCGAACTGGTCGCGCCCTCGCTGATCGTGGCGCCCTGCGTGGGCTTCGACCCGCGCGGCTGGCGGCTCGGCTACGGCGGCGGCTACTACGACCGCACGCTCGCCGCGCTCGACGTGCCGGCCGCGGGCGCGGCCTACGACCGTTGCGAGGTGGTGCTGGAGCCCGAGGCCCACGACCGCCGCCTGCAGGCGATCTTCACCGAATCCCGGCTTCTTCGCTGCGGCTGA
- a CDS encoding pteridine reductase, whose protein sequence is MTDSPSRPVALVTGAARRIGAAIASHLHACGYDVIVHYRRSAHDAERLVERLNADRPGSALAAAADLADPAGCEALVERAAAWRGGRLDALVNNASSFRRTPLGTIDDAAWHELVDGNLKAALFCSQAAAPWLRASGGAIVNLCDVHTERPLREFSVYSAAKAGIVALTRALALELAPAVRVNAVSPGSLDWPEEGIFTDAERAATEAAIPLARLGNGRDIAQAVEFLLRGNRYVTGHVLAVDGGASLVSR, encoded by the coding sequence ATGACGGACAGCCCCTCCCGCCCCGTGGCCCTGGTCACCGGCGCCGCCCGCCGGATCGGCGCGGCGATCGCGTCGCACCTGCACGCCTGCGGCTACGACGTGATCGTTCACTATCGCCGATCGGCCCACGACGCCGAGCGTCTGGTCGAGCGACTGAACGCCGATCGGCCCGGCTCGGCGCTCGCGGCGGCAGCCGACCTGGCCGACCCGGCCGGCTGCGAGGCGCTGGTCGAGCGGGCGGCCGCCTGGCGCGGCGGCCGGCTCGATGCGCTGGTCAACAACGCGTCGAGCTTCCGCCGCACGCCGCTGGGCACGATCGACGACGCGGCCTGGCACGAGCTGGTCGACGGCAACCTGAAGGCCGCGCTGTTCTGCAGCCAGGCGGCCGCCCCGTGGCTGCGCGCTTCGGGCGGCGCGATCGTGAACCTGTGCGACGTCCACACCGAGCGGCCCTTGCGCGAGTTCTCGGTCTACTCGGCGGCCAAGGCCGGCATCGTCGCGCTGACCCGCGCGCTCGCGCTGGAGCTGGCTCCGGCGGTCCGCGTGAACGCGGTGTCGCCCGGCTCGCTCGACTGGCCCGAGGAAGGCATCTTCACCGACGCCGAGCGCGCGGCCACCGAGGCGGCGATCCCCCTCGCTCGGCTGGGCAACGGCCGGGACATCGCGCAGGCGGTCGAGTTCCTGCTGCGCGGCAACCGGTACGTCACCGGGCACGTGCTGGCCGTCGACGGCGGCGCGAGCCTGGTCTCGCGCTGA
- a CDS encoding DMT family transporter: MISHFSIGRLSHSWLYAASVLAMAVMDAFAKGASAVPIAQTLLVRGLIACTVIVFVARSAGMESPIRIPARPGLQTLRGLLVAGTVATFFLSLRHLPLADATAIAMIAPLLLVLAGRFVLKERLHPLQLAACAAGFAGMLLIVRPGGIGLGLGAWLALASAVLYVALVLVTRVLGANSQATTTAWYGNAVVTLLCAAVLAVQGWTPPTALQWATLAGLGVAAAVSNLLHTQALRGVEVAHAGTLDYTVLVWAALLGWLFWSEVPGWSTIAGSMLIAGAGISAMRSGARGAAGRR, encoded by the coding sequence GTGATCAGCCACTTCAGCATCGGTCGATTATCCCATTCGTGGCTCTACGCCGCGTCGGTGCTGGCGATGGCGGTGATGGACGCCTTCGCGAAGGGCGCGTCGGCGGTGCCGATCGCGCAGACGCTGCTGGTGCGCGGGCTGATCGCCTGCACCGTGATCGTGTTCGTCGCGCGCTCGGCGGGCATGGAGTCGCCGATCCGGATCCCGGCCCGGCCAGGGCTGCAGACGCTGCGCGGCCTGCTCGTGGCCGGCACGGTCGCGACCTTCTTCCTGAGCCTGCGCCACCTGCCGCTGGCCGACGCGACCGCGATCGCGATGATCGCGCCGCTGCTGCTGGTGCTGGCCGGCCGCTTCGTGCTGAAGGAGCGGCTGCACCCCCTGCAGCTGGCGGCCTGCGCCGCGGGCTTCGCCGGCATGCTGCTGATCGTCCGGCCCGGCGGCATCGGCCTGGGCCTCGGCGCCTGGCTGGCGCTGGCGTCGGCGGTGCTCTACGTGGCCCTGGTGCTGGTCACGCGGGTGCTCGGCGCGAACAGCCAGGCCACGACGACCGCCTGGTACGGCAACGCGGTCGTCACGCTGCTCTGCGCGGCGGTGCTGGCGGTGCAGGGCTGGACGCCGCCCACCGCGCTGCAATGGGCGACGCTCGCCGGCCTGGGCGTCGCGGCGGCGGTCTCGAACCTGCTGCACACCCAGGCCCTTCGCGGAGTCGAGGTCGCGCACGCCGGCACGCTCGACTACACGGTGCTCGTCTGGGCAGCGTTGCTTGGCTGGCTGTTCTGGAGCGAGGTGCCCGGCTGGAGCACCATCGCCGGCAGCATGCTGATCGCGGGCGCCGGCATCAGCGCGATGCGCTCGGGCGCGCGTGGCGCTGCAGGAAGGCGGTGA
- the folB gene encoding dihydroneopterin aldolase: MQDSFHDCYRLLVQDVEIDCFLGVYEHEQARKRPIVVEVEMYVPHATKISRRDELAETVNYERVVETIERVVGDRRFRLVETLCAELADEIARLPGLRALKVSVTKPQPLPRAKAVRVEVWRHP; the protein is encoded by the coding sequence ATGCAAGACAGCTTCCACGACTGCTATCGCCTGCTGGTGCAGGACGTCGAGATCGACTGCTTCCTCGGCGTCTACGAGCACGAGCAGGCCCGCAAGCGGCCGATCGTAGTCGAGGTCGAGATGTACGTGCCGCACGCCACGAAGATCTCGCGCCGCGACGAGCTGGCCGAAACGGTCAACTACGAGCGCGTCGTCGAGACGATCGAGCGGGTCGTCGGCGACCGCCGGTTCCGGCTCGTCGAGACCCTGTGCGCCGAACTGGCGGACGAGATCGCGCGCCTGCCCGGCCTGCGCGCGCTGAAGGTGTCGGTCACCAAGCCGCAGCCGCTGCCGCGCGCGAAGGCGGTTCGCGTCGAAGTCTGGAGGCATCCGTGA
- a CDS encoding DUF2905 domain-containing protein, with translation MLKWLITVVLALALFSGLMPVLRRLGLGRLPGDFDFSLFGRRWSIPLMSTILLSLLAMGLARLL, from the coding sequence ATGCTGAAGTGGCTGATCACGGTGGTGCTGGCGCTGGCGCTGTTCTCGGGGCTGATGCCGGTGCTGCGCCGCCTCGGCCTGGGCAGGTTGCCGGGCGACTTCGATTTCAGTCTGTTCGGCCGGCGCTGGTCGATCCCGCTGATGTCGACGATCCTGCTGTCGCTGCTCGCGATGGGGCTGGCTCGCCTGCTCTGA
- a CDS encoding multifunctional CCA addition/repair protein, whose amino-acid sequence MRVYCVGGAVRDELLGLPVRDRDWVVVGATPAVLEGRGFQPVGRDFPVFLHPETREEYALARTERKSGRGYRGFVVHFSPDVTLEDDLRRRDLTINAMARDADGTLIDPWNGLRDLRDRVLRHVSEAFGEDPVRILRVARFAARFHDFSIAAETRALMRAMVEHGEADHLVPERVWQELSRGLMETHPSRMIAVLRECGALDRIAPELDAVWNDAMAGTLDAAAEAGAPLPVRFAVLLHGVAAGVDPGHPGQRRDAGARADAIAERLRAPTDCRDLARLVAGELPVLELAGVLDVEGLVRLVERIDGLRRPERMEQVLQACEIVHANPALDRVRLAADAMRALDAGAIAKAGPPATIRDRLHAARVDAVEQALLRAGEPAPSRAATAGSSTSAGSTSAGRTD is encoded by the coding sequence ATGCGCGTCTACTGCGTGGGGGGCGCGGTCCGCGACGAGCTGCTCGGCCTGCCGGTGCGCGACCGCGACTGGGTCGTGGTCGGCGCGACGCCGGCCGTGCTCGAGGGCCGTGGCTTCCAGCCGGTCGGCCGGGACTTCCCCGTCTTCCTGCACCCCGAGACCCGCGAGGAATACGCGCTGGCGCGCACCGAGCGCAAGTCGGGCCGCGGCTACCGCGGCTTCGTCGTGCACTTCTCGCCCGACGTCACGCTGGAAGACGACCTGCGGCGGCGCGACCTGACGATCAACGCGATGGCGCGCGACGCCGACGGCACGCTGATCGACCCGTGGAACGGCCTGCGCGACCTGCGCGACCGCGTGCTGCGCCACGTCAGCGAGGCCTTCGGCGAAGACCCGGTCCGCATCCTCCGCGTGGCGCGCTTCGCCGCGCGCTTTCACGACTTTTCGATCGCCGCCGAGACCCGCGCGCTGATGCGCGCGATGGTCGAGCACGGCGAGGCCGACCACCTGGTGCCCGAGCGCGTCTGGCAGGAGCTGTCGCGTGGCCTGATGGAAACGCATCCGTCGCGGATGATCGCGGTGCTGCGCGAGTGCGGCGCGCTCGACAGGATCGCGCCCGAGCTCGACGCGGTGTGGAACGACGCGATGGCCGGCACGCTCGACGCCGCCGCCGAGGCGGGCGCGCCCCTGCCGGTGCGCTTCGCGGTGCTGCTGCACGGCGTCGCCGCCGGCGTCGACCCCGGACATCCCGGGCAGCGCCGCGACGCCGGCGCGCGCGCCGACGCGATCGCCGAGCGACTGCGCGCGCCGACCGACTGCCGCGACCTGGCCAGGCTGGTGGCCGGCGAGCTGCCGGTGCTCGAGCTCGCCGGCGTGCTCGACGTCGAAGGCCTTGTCAGGCTGGTCGAGCGGATCGACGGCCTGCGCCGCCCGGAGCGGATGGAGCAGGTGCTGCAGGCCTGCGAGATCGTCCACGCGAATCCGGCGCTGGACCGGGTGCGGCTCGCGGCCGACGCGATGCGGGCGCTCGACGCCGGGGCGATCGCGAAGGCCGGGCCGCCGGCCACGATCCGCGACAGGCTGCACGCGGCGCGCGTGGACGCGGTCGAGCAGGCCCTGCTCAGAGCAGGCGAGCCAGCCCCATCGCGAGCAGCGACAGCAGGATCGTCGACATCAGCGGGATCGACCAGCGCCGGCCGAACAGACTGA